A segment of the Butyrivibrio fibrisolvens genome:
CGGTATTATGTAATCAGATAGCATGTCATCCTTTCGTGCCGCTTACGGCCTCAGCTGTAGTAGATTCAAGTTTTCTGCTCTTTATAATATGAGAAAAGAAAGCTGCCATTCCTCTGGGCTGAACCTCCGGTTCTGTTCCCGGTCCGCCCATAAGTTTTTTTGCAATACTTTCAAACGACCTTACCGACTTTGCATTCGGAAAAGCAATCGACACCGGCGATTGCTGCATAACAGCGTTTGAAAGCTGTTGGTCTTGCGGAATAGAGCCTAGATACGTAAGGGGAAGCTTTAAGTACCTTGTAGAAACGGCACTTAGCTTATGATAAAGCTGCTCGCCCTCCGCTTCTGAGCTCACTCTGTTTGAAACCGTTTTAATTACTGTATCCTCCCTGCTAAATCTGGGATGGTGATTAAGCGCTTTAAGAAGTGAATAGGAATCGGTGATCGATGTAGGCTCCGGAGTAGTCACAAGGATGATCTCACCACTTGCAACTAAAAACTCCAAAACGGCATCAGAAATTCCAGCTCCCGTATCCACAATTATTGTATCGGCTATTGCATCGAGTTCCGCAAGATTAACTATTATATAAACAAGATAATCTCTTGAAAGGTTATACATGCCCGAAATGCCGGAACCGCCAGAAATAAAGCCAACTCCCATTGGTCCCCAGGTTATAACCTCTTTAATATTTTTTCCCTGATAGATAAGATCGCAAAGATTATGTTTGGGAACTGTACCAAACATGATCTCGATATTGGCAAGTCCAAAGTCTGCATCAAGGATTATGACTCTCTGCCCCATCTTGCGAAACTGAATAGCCAGATTGATGGCCACATTGCTCTTACCAACGCCGCCCTTACCGCTTGTAACAGTAATAACTCTGGCAAGGGGCCTGTTAGACTTTGTAGAATTGGCGTTTTTTATTATATTTCTAAGCTGCGTTGCCTGATCCTGCATACACTATCCCCCGGCTTTATATACGAGATAAGCTCCGTCTATCTCCAGGAACAAATATCGTCTTATGATATTTATTTCTTTTTGCCACCAAGAAGGTTCTTTACGACTCTCTGTGCGTCAAATACCGCGATATCATCAGGTACATTCTGGCCATTTGTGATATAAGACATCGGCGCGCCGGTATGGAGCCTTAGATTATAAAGATTGCCCACAGCATTTGTTTCATCCATCTTGGTGAAAATAAGCTTGTAATCAAAGTCCTCTTTATAGTTATCAACTATCTCTAAAAGATCACGATACTTGGTAGATGCACTCATAACAAGGAAAGTATCCGTATCCATCTTTTCCTTAAGAGCCTTTACATAACTCCCAACTTCACTTCTTTGCTCTTCGTTATGAATGGAGTGCCCTGCTGTATCTACCATAATGTAGTCCATATCGCTAAAATCATCTGCAGCTTTCTTTATATCATCAACACTGTAGATAACCCTGAATGGGATCTCCAGTATTGAGGCATAGGTACGAAGCTGTTCTGCGGCTGCTATCCTGTAAGTATCAACCGTAATAAGAGCAACCTTCTTGTGTTCAACTACAGTAAGCTTTGATGCGAGCTTTGCTATAGTCGTAGTCTTGCCAACACCTGTAGGTCCTATGAAGATCTCAGCTTTGACACCATTTTCAGAAGGCTTTATCTCCTCGGGATTACCAAATTTAAGGATCATCTTCTGATATACATTGCTAAGGAAGTATTCAAGCGGAACTCCTGGCTTTGCAAATCTCTCGACTTCGTCGGTCAGGTCATTTACATAGTGCTCGTCAACTTCATTTTCGATCATTGTGTTATAAAGGAGTTTGATAAAAGAAAGAGTCTCTTCCGGGATCGTATCATCCTTAGCATGGACAACGACGTTATCGCCCTTATCATCAGACGCATTAGATGCTTCGTTTTCTTTTTGCGGACGCACGATATTTTTTTCCAAAAGAGAATGCAGTGAATCAAGCTTTTCTTCTATGACAGAACTTGACGGAGTCACAGTAACTCCGGGTCTTTCAAGGACAACAGAAGAAGCCGTTGCATTCTCGGCTACAACAGCATTTATATCTGCGATTTTTGAAGATGTGCTGCTACCACCAACTTTAAGCGGAGGCAGAACGCCTGACTGAGAAGCTTTGATAAGCTTTTTAGACGGATCCACAGTTTCTGAAGGCTTGCTGTCAGACTGTTCAGGTGTGATAGTACTCTTTTTGGGGCGCACGATCTTATCAGCAAGATCAGGTTCTTCTTCCAGTGCAACCGTCACCTCTGTCTTAGGTTTTTGGAAAAAAGACCAAAAGCCAACCTTTCGTACAGGTCGTACATTCATCACTACGATACCTGCACCAAGTTCCTCTCTC
Coding sequences within it:
- a CDS encoding MinD/ParA family protein — encoded protein: MQDQATQLRNIIKNANSTKSNRPLARVITVTSGKGGVGKSNVAINLAIQFRKMGQRVIILDADFGLANIEIMFGTVPKHNLCDLIYQGKNIKEVITWGPMGVGFISGGSGISGMYNLSRDYLVYIIVNLAELDAIADTIIVDTGAGISDAVLEFLVASGEIILVTTPEPTSITDSYSLLKALNHHPRFSREDTVIKTVSNRVSSEAEGEQLYHKLSAVSTRYLKLPLTYLGSIPQDQQLSNAVMQQSPVSIAFPNAKSVRSFESIAKKLMGGPGTEPEVQPRGMAAFFSHIIKSRKLESTTAEAVSGTKG
- the flhF gene encoding flagellar biosynthesis protein FlhF, with protein sequence MGKEPMIIKKFVGKTEEDATEQAREELGAGIVVMNVRPVRKVGFWSFFQKPKTEVTVALEEEPDLADKIVRPKKSTITPEQSDSKPSETVDPSKKLIKASQSGVLPPLKVGGSSTSSKIADINAVVAENATASSVVLERPGVTVTPSSSVIEEKLDSLHSLLEKNIVRPQKENEASNASDDKGDNVVVHAKDDTIPEETLSFIKLLYNTMIENEVDEHYVNDLTDEVERFAKPGVPLEYFLSNVYQKMILKFGNPEEIKPSENGVKAEIFIGPTGVGKTTTIAKLASKLTVVEHKKVALITVDTYRIAAAEQLRTYASILEIPFRVIYSVDDIKKAADDFSDMDYIMVDTAGHSIHNEEQRSEVGSYVKALKEKMDTDTFLVMSASTKYRDLLEIVDNYKEDFDYKLIFTKMDETNAVGNLYNLRLHTGAPMSYITNGQNVPDDIAVFDAQRVVKNLLGGKKK